One Ranitomeya variabilis isolate aRanVar5 chromosome 5, aRanVar5.hap1, whole genome shotgun sequence DNA window includes the following coding sequences:
- the LOC143773987 gene encoding RING finger protein 11-like: protein MSARELRQLIADNEAWLRRPENQGQAIIVHRLRSHQRDQERPSTSDGHQRDSNAVTERRRRTIRDPPRRRGQEERRERSRSPLRPAPAEPSRTTGESSRGGDRPLPSIQQQEVGVITPPVPQVAPPAPNLSVPGRQLIRLSSRVNIILPTRDVTPEEETQSCVICMTEYEIGEQVIVLPCDHSFHQDCISRWLHYNPLCPLCRYQFFH from the exons ATGAGTGCCCGGGAGCTGCGTCAGCTGATTGCCGACAATGAGGCATGGCTGCGCCGACCAGAAAACCAAG GTCAGGCCATAATTGTCCATAGGTTACGGTCTCATCAAAGAGATCAGGAAAGACCTTCTACCAGTGATGGACATCAGAGAGACAGCAACGCTGTCACTGAGAGGAGACGGAGAACGATCCGAGATCCTCCAAGGCGTAGGGGACaggaagagagaagagaaagaagccgCTCTCCTCTAAGGCCAGCCCCTGCGGAGCCCTCCAGAACAACAGGAGAGAGCAGCAGGGGTGGTGACCGTCCCCTCCCATCTATTCAACAACAGGAAGTGGGTGTGATTACACCACCAGTGCCACAGGTGGCGCCACCTGCACCAAATCTATCTGTGCCAGGGAGACAGCTGATTCGTCTTAGCAGCAGAGTAAATATAATTCTCCCAACAAGGGATGTAACCCCAGAGGAGGAGACCCAGTCATGTGTCATCTGTATGACCGAATATGAGATCGGAGAGCAGGTCATAGTCCTTCCATGTGACCACAGCTTCCATCAGGATTGTATTTCTAGGTGGCTCCACTACAaccctctgtgccccctgtgccgTTACCAGTTCTTCCACTGA
- the LOC143773989 gene encoding uncharacterized protein LOC143773989 — protein sequence MSARELRQLIADNEAWLRRPENQGQAIIVHRLRSHQRDQERPSTSDGHQRDSNAVTERRRRTIRDPPRRRGQEERRERSRSPLRPAPAEPSRTTGESSRGGDRPLPSIQQQEVGVITPPVPQVAPPAPNLSVPGRQLIRLSSRVNIILPTRDVTPEEETQSCVICMTEYEIGEQVIVLPCDHSFHQGCISRWLRYNPLCPLCRYQFFH from the exons ATGAGTGCCCGGGAGCTGCGTCAGCTGATTGCCGACAATGAGGCATGGCTGCGCCGACCAGAAAACCAAG GTCAGGCCATAATTGTCCATAGGTTACGGTCTCATCAAAGAGATCAGGAAAGACCTTCTACCAGTGATGGACATCAGAGAGACAGCAACGCTGTCACTGAGAGGAGACGGAGAACGATCCGAGATCCTCCAAGGCGTAGGGGACaggaagagagaagagaaagaagccgCTCTCCTCTAAGGCCAGCCCCTGCGGAGCCCTCCAGAACAACAGGAGAGAGCAGCAGGGGTGGTGACCGTCCCCTCCCATCTATTCAACAACAGGAAGTGGGTGTGATTACACCACCAGTGCCACAGGTGGCGCCACCTGCACCAAATCTATCTGTGCCAGGGAGACAGCTGATTCGTCTTAGCAGCAGAGTAAATATAATTCTCCCAACAAGGGATGTAACCCCAGAGGAGGAGACCCAGTCATGTGTCATCTGTATGACCGAATATGAGATCGGAGAGCAGGTCATAGTCCTTCCATGTGACCACAGCTTCCATCAGGGTTGTATTTCTAGATGGCTCCGCTACAaccctctgtgccccctgtgccgTTACCAGTTCTTCCACTGA